The following are encoded in a window of Variovorax paradoxus genomic DNA:
- a CDS encoding AMP-binding protein has protein sequence MHPPPSPTLHQGSTFAELYRSAFKAFSTREALVGDGVRMSYRELEQGCHRMVRCFQGMGLRRQDGIAVLAANRPESVMVIIAAHLMGLVYTPLHPLGSEEDQAFILSDVKAKALVVDVSHHAGRGAALAQRHLVPHVLTLGPAAYGIDLLAESSGLDGSDIALDAQPDDILKIAYSGGTTGRSKGIVHHQRTVVTSALQQLACWEWPSEVRFLAATPVSHAAGAMLLTTFLQGGTVHLLERFSVDGFLQTVAAERITTTFLVPTQIYGLLDASEALATHDVSSLQLVLYGAAPMAPARLRQALGRFGPVFAQVYGQAEAPMTISYLRRDAHDLDRPERLSSCGRSLPGNQVRLLDAHHAEVPVGEIGELCVRGPLVMSGYLDRPEETAKAFAGDWLHTGDMARRDADGYLYLVDRAKDMIISGGFNVYSSEVESCLAQHPGVALSAVIGVPHEKWGEAVMAVVVRKKEGAPVDAAELIAFVTERKGVVQAPKLVTFVDTLPLTALDKVDKKALRARYWTGQDRQVG, from the coding sequence ATGCACCCACCTCCCAGTCCGACCTTGCACCAAGGCTCCACCTTCGCCGAGCTCTACCGCTCTGCCTTCAAAGCCTTCTCCACCCGCGAGGCACTCGTGGGCGATGGCGTGCGCATGAGTTATCGTGAACTCGAACAAGGCTGCCATCGCATGGTGCGTTGTTTTCAAGGGATGGGCCTTCGGCGACAAGACGGCATCGCCGTCCTGGCCGCCAACCGGCCCGAGTCGGTGATGGTCATCATCGCGGCGCACCTGATGGGGCTGGTCTACACGCCGCTGCATCCGCTGGGATCGGAAGAGGACCAGGCCTTCATCCTGAGCGACGTGAAGGCCAAGGCGCTGGTGGTCGACGTGTCGCACCATGCCGGGCGCGGGGCGGCACTGGCGCAGCGCCACCTGGTGCCGCATGTGCTGACGTTGGGGCCGGCTGCCTACGGCATCGACCTGCTCGCTGAATCGAGCGGCCTGGACGGCAGCGACATCGCGCTCGACGCGCAGCCGGACGACATCCTCAAGATCGCCTACAGCGGCGGCACCACGGGCCGCTCGAAGGGCATCGTGCATCACCAGCGCACGGTGGTGACGTCGGCGCTGCAGCAGCTCGCGTGTTGGGAATGGCCGTCGGAGGTGCGCTTTCTGGCCGCCACGCCGGTGTCGCATGCAGCGGGCGCGATGCTCCTCACGACCTTCCTGCAGGGCGGCACGGTGCATCTTCTCGAGCGCTTCAGCGTCGATGGTTTTCTGCAGACGGTCGCGGCCGAGCGCATCACCACGACCTTCCTCGTGCCCACGCAGATCTACGGCTTGCTCGATGCCTCCGAGGCGCTGGCTACGCACGACGTGTCGAGCCTGCAACTCGTGCTGTACGGCGCCGCGCCGATGGCGCCGGCGCGCTTGCGACAGGCGCTGGGCCGGTTCGGTCCGGTGTTCGCGCAGGTCTACGGCCAGGCCGAGGCGCCGATGACCATCAGCTACCTGCGTCGCGACGCGCACGATCTCGATCGCCCCGAGCGGCTGAGCAGTTGCGGCCGCAGCCTGCCGGGCAACCAGGTGCGCCTGCTCGACGCCCACCATGCCGAGGTGCCGGTGGGCGAGATCGGCGAGCTGTGCGTGCGCGGCCCGCTGGTGATGTCCGGTTATCTGGATCGGCCCGAGGAAACGGCCAAGGCTTTCGCCGGCGACTGGCTGCACACCGGCGACATGGCGCGCCGCGATGCCGACGGCTACCTCTACCTGGTCGACCGCGCGAAGGACATGATCATCAGCGGCGGCTTCAACGTGTACTCCAGCGAGGTCGAGAGTTGCCTGGCGCAGCACCCGGGCGTGGCGCTGTCAGCGGTCATCGGCGTGCCGCACGAGAAGTGGGGCGAGGCGGTGATGGCGGTGGTGGTGCGCAAGAAAGAGGGCGCTCCGGTGGACGCCGCCGAGCTGATCGCCTTCGTCACCGAGCGCAAGGGCGTGGTGCAGGCGCCCAAGCTGGTGACCTTCGTCGACACGCTGCCGCTGACCGCGCTCGACAAGGTGGACAAGAAGGCGCTGCGTGCCAGGTACTGGACCGGGCAGGACAGGCAGGTCGGATAG
- a CDS encoding Bug family tripartite tricarboxylate transporter substrate binding protein yields MHSTSHFARRLIGIAALACSTLAFAQDYPTRTITLVLPAPPGGATDVLARVMADELGKRLGQTVIVDNKPGASGLLGASAVARAAPDGYTLFFSHATPIYYAPYMFSKVPYDVRRDFAFITEICSASLVFAVGKDVPVQNMKELVSWATANKGKVNYGSFGVGSSSHLLMAHLSESRHLDMAHAAYKGEAPMIQDILGGQIPMGIGTLGTMAPHLASGRLKALAIVGDKRLPELANVPTMVEAGFPDDEFKPLGGVMLTAPAKTPAPILARLEKEARAVVQTAAMKARFQAFGLVGMGNSSAEFRKNFEASGPVIQKLVQVSGAKVD; encoded by the coding sequence ATGCACAGCACATCTCATTTCGCCAGACGGCTGATCGGCATCGCCGCCCTCGCCTGCAGCACCCTCGCCTTCGCGCAGGACTACCCGACGCGGACCATCACGCTCGTGCTGCCGGCACCACCCGGCGGCGCCACCGACGTGCTCGCGCGCGTGATGGCCGACGAACTCGGCAAGCGCCTGGGCCAGACCGTCATCGTGGACAACAAGCCCGGCGCCTCCGGCCTGCTCGGCGCCTCGGCGGTGGCACGTGCGGCGCCCGACGGCTACACGCTGTTCTTCTCGCATGCCACGCCGATCTACTACGCGCCCTACATGTTCTCGAAGGTGCCCTACGACGTGCGGCGCGACTTCGCCTTCATCACCGAGATCTGCTCGGCCAGCCTCGTGTTCGCGGTCGGCAAGGACGTGCCCGTGCAGAACATGAAGGAGCTGGTGAGCTGGGCCACCGCCAACAAGGGCAAGGTCAACTACGGCTCGTTCGGCGTCGGTTCTTCGAGCCACCTGCTGATGGCGCACCTGAGCGAATCACGTCACCTCGACATGGCGCATGCCGCCTACAAGGGCGAGGCACCGATGATCCAGGACATCCTCGGCGGCCAGATCCCGATGGGCATCGGCACCCTGGGCACCATGGCCCCGCACCTCGCCAGCGGCCGCCTGAAGGCCCTGGCCATCGTCGGCGACAAGCGCCTGCCCGAGCTGGCCAACGTGCCCACCATGGTCGAGGCCGGCTTCCCCGACGACGAGTTCAAGCCCCTCGGCGGCGTGATGCTGACCGCCCCCGCCAAGACCCCCGCACCCATCCTCGCCCGGCTGGAGAAGGAAGCCCGCGCCGTCGTGCAGACCGCCGCCATGAAGGCGCGCTTCCAGGCCTTCGGCCTGGTGGGCATGGGCAACAGCTCGGCCGAGTTCAGGAAGAACTTCGAGGCCAGTGGGCCGGTGATCCAGAAGCTGGTGCAGGTGTCGGGCGCGAAGGTGGATTGA